Sequence from the Rutidosis leptorrhynchoides isolate AG116_Rl617_1_P2 chromosome 3, CSIRO_AGI_Rlap_v1, whole genome shotgun sequence genome:
agaactacacgaaaacagataatctaactctaacagaaatacatattatcctttaaagacttgattctccccacacttagttagctgtggtgtcgaaattgtgattaacttcgttgtcgacttccatcggaccatgtatgtaatgtttaactctgtgaccattaactttaaattcaatcccatttgaatttattaattctatcgttccgtatgggaaaactcttttgactatgaatggtccagaccatcttgatttcaattttccaggaaatagcttgaatcgtgaattgaaaagaagaactctgtctccttctttaaattcttttgaacttctgattcttttatcatgccatttcttcgttttttctttatagattaacgaattttcgtatgcttcatgtcttaattcttctaattcgtttagttgacttaatcgtagacgtccggcttcatgtaaatcaagattacatgtcttcaaagcccaaaatgctttgtgttcaatttctactggaagatgacatgcttttccataaacaagtctaaaaggtgtggttccaattggagttttgtaggctgttctaaaagcccaaagtgcatcctccaatttaatggaccattccttcggatttgatcctacggttttctctagaatacgttttaaggctcggttggtattttcaacttgtccacttgtttgtggatgatatgcggtggagattttatgagttactccatatcttttaagaactttctcaagttgattattacaaaaatgagtaccccgatcacttattaaagctttcggtgttccaaaccttgcaaaaagacgttttaaaaagttgactacaactcgtgcatcgttagttgggagagcttgtgcttccgcccatttagatacataatcaatggctacgagtatatatagattattatgagattttggaaatggacccataaagtcaataccccaaatgtcaaatacttcacatacttggatgacattttgtggcatttcatcacgttgacttatttttccggccctttgacatgcatcacaggatttgcaaagaaggtgtgcgtctttgtaaattgtaggccaatagaatccagcttcataaacttttcttgctgttagttgaggcccataatgccctcctgttggtcctgtgtgacaatggtttaatattttactagcttcatctccaaatacacatcggcgtattattccatcgggacaacttttaaacagatgtggatcttcccagaaatagtgttttatatcactgaagaatttctttcgtctttggtacgataatcctttttcaaggaatccacaaactaagtagtttgcatagtcttcaaaccatgggatttctttataatctatcttcaatagatattcatcagaaaagttgtcttgtatggctgattcatttagaacttctaattcaggattttcaatacgagaaagatgatcagcggcgagattttctgctcctcttttatctcggatttcaatatcaaactcttgtaagagtaagatccaacggattaatcttggtttagcatcttgttttgaaaataggtatctaagagcagaatggtcggtataaaccaccgtttttgctagaacgagatatgatcgaaatttgtcaaaagcaaagacaatagcaaggagttctttttcagtagttgtatagttcgtttgtgctccttgtaacgtcttactagcataatatataggtttaaatcgtttttcaatcctttgtcctaaaacggctcccattgcaaaatcacttgcatcgcacattagttcaaatggtagattccaatttggtgttatcatgatcggcgcattagtgagtttctctttaagaatattaaagatttgatacactcatctaaaaagatgaatggagcatccttttctaggagtttattcataggagtggcaattttagaaaaatcttttatgaaacgtcggtaaaaaccggcatgccctagaaaactcctaactcctctaacattggtgggatgtggaagtttagcaattacatctactttagctctatccacctcaattccttcttttgaaattttatgtccaagaacgatgccttctttaaccatgaaatggcatttctcccaattaagaactagatttgattttcgcatctaattagcattcgttccagattaactagacatgatttaaatgtatcaccgaagactgaaaagtcatccatgaatacttccatgcattcttctatcatgtcgtgaaaaatcgccatcatacacctttgaaaggttgcaggggcgttacaaagtccaaatggcatgcgtttgtaagcaaaagtaccataagggcacgtgaatgtggttttctcttggtcttcgggtgctattggaatttgaaaatatccagaaaatccatctagaaaacaatagtaactattttcggctaatctttccaacatttgatcaataaaaggtaagggaaagtgatcttttctggtggcgtcatttaattttctataatcaatacatacacgccatcctgttacagtcctagtaggaataagctcatttttctcatttgtaatgacagtcatgccacccttcttaggcacgcattgaactaggcttacccatggactatcagagattggatatatcaaacctacatctagcagtttaataatctctttcttaactacatcttgcatattaggatttagtcttcgttggcgtttcacatacgttttatgaccttcttccataaggattttatgtgtgcaatacgaaggacttattcctttaatatcatgaatcttccatgcaatggctggtttatgagccttcaacacagaaatgagttgtgatttctcattttcagtaagagaagacgatattattacaggtaattcagattcaccatgtaaataagcgtattccaaatggtttggaagtggctttaactctaatttcggaggttcttctatcgatgatttgtatcgatatctgtcttcttcttttagcatttgaatttcttctgttgttggttcatatccattagctataagtgtagctaacatttcagcttcatcaattggttcattaccttctcctaaagagcattctcctgttccttgtaattctggaaattcttctaataattctgcatgtgcatctatagtttgaatataataacatgtatcatctgcagattgtggttgttgcattgctctatcaactgaaaaggtaacactctcatcctctatacttagggtcagtttcttaccgaacacgtctatcattgctttagccgtgtttaagaatggtcttcctaatatgagaggaacttgagaatcttcttccatgtccagaacaacaaaatctactgggaatactaaagtaccaactttaactagcatgttctccattatccctctaggatattttattgatctatcggctagttgtatgcttattctggttggttttaattctctaaggtctagtttagcgtatagtgaatacggcattaaatttatactagcacctaaatctgctaatgcttctattgaactaagactacccagaaaacatggaattgtgaaacttcctggatcagatagtttttctggtatcttattcaacagcattgctgaacaattagcattcatagtaacagccgagagttcttccattttctttctatttgagattagatctttcaagaatttagcatatctaggcattcctgaaatcacatcaatgaaaggaagatttacatttatctgtttaaacatatccaagaatttggattgctcggcttcaagtttttctttcttcattttactcgggtaaggaagtggtggttggtatggtttaacataaggtttatccttaactgtgttatcttcattaaccttttcaactaccggttctttttccttatcttgatcaggttgtggttcttgtggagtaggaatggcttcatcagaagttacaggtatttcaggtggtttaagtgttgtaccacttcttgtggtaatggctttagctgtttcactccggggattagcatttgtatcactaggtagacttcccggttttctttcacctattaaccttgctaggttacttacttcttgttccagattttgaatagaagcttgttgatttctaaatgcttgagcattttgttcattggtttgtttctgagatgtgaaaaactgcgtttgagtttcaactagctttgtcatcatatcttctaaatttggctttttatcatcggtttgttgtggtggtttgttttgaaaattaggtctttgctggttgtaagtattattggatacttgttgattgctaggaccttgttggttgttgtatggaatatttcggttataattctggttttgattgtaaatcggtcttggcggttgataattattctgataattatttccaggcctttggtttatgtatgaaatattctctctttgttccattgttaattcaatactgagacaatcttttgtcaaatgtggtcctccacactgctcacaactaattcgtattgagtgaatatctttagtcatcttttccattcgtctctccacagcatctatctttgcggaaatggaatctaagtcatggctagaatcggctctagctgctttagatgatctaatgatatctttttcttggtgccactcatgtgagtgggaagcagtgttatcaataattttgtaagcatcagtttcggttttcttcataatagaaccaccagctgctatatctatgtctttccttgtagtgatgtcgcatccttggtagaatatttgtactatttgacaggtgtctaaaccatgttgcggacatcctcttaataactttccatatcttgtccacgcctcatatagagtttcatttggtttctgtgtaaacataacaatttctgcttgaagtcttacggctttagatgcaggaaagaattgtttaagaaatttgtcgactaaaacatcccatgtatcaatcgccccttcaggtaacgattccaaccaatctttggcttctccctttaaagtccagggaaataacatgagatatatctgttcatcctccacttctcggattttaaatagtgtgtagatcctattaaaggtacgtagatgttcatttggatcttccttcggcgcaccactaaattggcattgattagtcaccatgtgtagaatttgtcctttgatttcataatctggcgcattaatgtctggatgagtaattgcgtgaccttggccagtgcgtttagctctcattcggtcttccatacttaaaggttccagattctccataattgaatttgttgaatcggtatcactagatgattctgatttaatggttcgttcctcaacaatctctgtttgaatgattggtgactccggaggaaagtttaatggttcaggatctatgaaccgttcctgaatattctccggattctcaattgtgaggttgggttcaaaaaatggattatcggaaatttgaactgaagtacttggtctactggatgacgattctaaagaaaaatcaacggcggttatatttgcttaatgtcttgatctagttacaggtggtgaacgtacaaaaggtggtgaacgtcttgctcggtgcattcactgaatatcctattagttttaaaaaggaaagaaaaattataataagttatccaaccaatagacttttctgattttgcccacgtttcgaatagccaaaagatgcagcagaggggcaggattcgtttggtctcaatataattgaggactgtttggctccaataacccggtccacgtacaaatccaactattactacgaaccagaaaattttgatgtctatcaatttaaccacttaaaataaattttcgtaattttaagaaatttagataagaagtagaataaaaatctatgtcctaaaactagaatagcgagaaataagaaagaaaaagagttcgtctaaaaagaaaaatcgaaaaagaaaaatggttgaaaaataaaaggtgacggaaaaataaaagaaacttataaaacttaaaaatacttgactaacctaaccttattactacaactaacttaaaattataatcgcaaattgaaattactaactggaatgataattggtacatagtaaaaggtcgtctaaaaatattaaagcttacaagaaaaactaaatctcaaatggaaataacttaaaaagaaactaaaacttaaaaaggtgtcgcaaaattctaaagtacctaaatcttagtctaaagaaaaagcacttaaggaattctacggcaaagcctaaaaatctaggagtaaaaataactatggcaaaatctaagtttaaaactaaatatgagctaaaaatacaaatattacgctaaaacaattaaaaagggacaaaatataaaaatatacaaaaagttgtaaaaattacaatttttataaaaatattatttttatattatttatttattaaaactactaattttacaatttaattaaactaattaaactaaataaaacaaattaaataaaaagaaattttaaaataaaacttaattttaataataattgataattagggttaataataataataattaataataatccgtaataaatgcaggattagggcttcctgttagcgtgtcagagcagctccgcgagtcgcggtaattaatgcagaaaaccccgcgagtcgcggggttcagaaattcagatgacagcttattaaattcgacgcgtttttctttatttatttttttttattttctgttttctgtttttaaataaataaaagatatttaaataaaacttatatttttataaactaaaataaaaacaaagaaacttataaaacttaaatatttaacaaaatcttaaaaatacttatatttttgtttttctttttatatttttgattaattaaaacgtatttttacaaaaacgaattttaataaaagttaactaaaactctcttttttttttatatatattagcgttgcgcttccggcttttaagagagtccccggtagcggcgccaaaaatacttgatgtcaaagctaaggtatacgaaatagtttatattttactaggaaaaactaataaatacgatacaattttacacaagatatttatttatttatagaatggatatacttaaaccttgctacaacacttataggcagtgtacctaatcgtacagtagtgtagtttttagtaagtccggttcgttccacagggaatcttttttaaacaaagctcaacgctataaaaaatacaaatatatatataagtaatattattattataaaggggggttttttttaccgtttaatgaccggtttgtcgattttaaaactttagtcgcagttaaaaccaaatgtaaaatattaaaaataaatacaagacttaaattaaagcatgaagtaaataacgataaatgaaattacgaataataaaagtgcgataaaataaacttgcgataattaaaaagtacgataattaaaagtgcgattaaatacaataactataaaaatgtgatacttagaagtgcaattaaatataaaataaaggaaattaaatatgaaataaaagaattatgcttatttaaacttccgtaatcatgatgtttgacgtgttgattttagttttatgcccatgggttaattgtcctttgtcctggattatttaatatgtccgtctggtttttgtccataacagtccatcagtcataaatataaagtgcgagtgtcctcgtcaaattatccttatacccgaagttaaatattccaactaattggggattcgaattgtaacaaggttttaatactttgtttaatgaatacaccaggttatcaactgcgtgtaaaccaaggttttactactttgttagcaattacaccaattacccttgaatgtaatttcacccctgttttaattattctagtggctattaatccattcccgtgtccggttaaatgaacgattattcgtacatataaataccccgcccatcgtgtccgatcgagtgtatatggtaatttatagggacgcccaattgtaaatctttatattaacattaacaaactttcatttagttaaacaaatataaagcccattaatagcccatagtctaatttccacaagtgtcgttcttttgtccaaaccccaattatggtacaaagctcaattacccaattttagtaattagcccaacatcatgattacttcgttttaaataagcataataataacttagctacgagacattaatataaaaaggttgaacataacttacaatgattaaaaatagcgtagcgttacacggacagaatttcgacttacacccttacaatattcgctaacatacccttattattagaattataattaaaattaaaattaaaatataaattatatatatatatatatattttacgtatatatgagagaagagagaaagatggatatttgcgatcagaattcggttggctttataggcagtttttcattttggggctccgcgactcgcggccaattttgccttcaaactccgcgagtcgcggaggttacttttacagctcagaggagtttggctctttgtttaccgacggtttataatatatatataatatatatataattaatataattaattatatattatattatatttatatacatagttaacttgtaatttttagtccgttgcgtcgagcgttaagagttgactctggtcccggttccggattttcgaacgtccttgcgtacgattttatattttgtactttgcgttttgaatcttgtactcttgtaatttcgagacgtttcttatcaataattggaacctctttgattgtcttttgttcttttgagctttttggtcgtttgcgtcttcaattcgtcgaatctgtcttttgtcttcaccttttattatttaaacgaatatcacttgtaaatagaacaattacaactaaaagcttgtctttcttgaggaataatgctatgaaatatatgttcgtttttagcattatcaatatatatacactcaatcataacTTTAAACCAAGTCATAACATCATATATTCATCATTGGATAAGTCTACACCTAATTCCATTCAATAATGACACAatttcattacgattccaatgatagtttattcatcaaaaacggagttacggttcaaaagttacgaccaaaacaagtttcagaaAAAGCTGACCAGAAGCAACCGCACGGATGCACCTGCAACGGTACGGTTGCACCTGCGACCACCCAAAAACACTTGCAACCATACGGCTACACTCTACAACCACACAGTGCTGTTCATCAGCACCAGGACGCTGTTTAGACCGATTTTTACACCAAAATGAAGATTTCGTTCACGAAACATATCTAACATATATAGATCAATAATCAAGCATCCAATAACATTAATAAACACTTCTAAGAAAGATTTAGGCAAGAATTCAACCAAAACTTTAAGAACACACTTTTGTACAAAATCTTAGATTAATCCCAAATTGAAGATGTTTATGATTGATTAACAGTCCACAAAGCTCATATAGCATACAAACAACATATATAGAGCATCTAACAAGCTTAACTAACATCAATTagcaagattcaagcatcaaattCATCAGAAACCCATTTatacccaaaacccaatttctatgaattaaagcacaaattcaagcaaacaaacctggataaataCTTACAATGATGCTAAGAATCAGTCactaaagcctcttgattcaatttatgacttggattagattagggtttgtAAGAGAGAAAGAGTTAGGTATGGGGTTGTTTAGAActttcaagaaaatgagagaaaatgctGACTCCTAGCTTATATATtagtgttaaacacaataccccatcacacacgggtatttaccagttatctgatatctttcgtgcgTATTCTGGCGACCCAAAtgaagtccaatttaaataaacaaacctgttctgtgacccttgtcacaaactggtcttaatcaAATACACAACTAATTATaagcatataattattaaaatcactaattaacaccatacaagggcaatttggtcatttccacCTAGGCCCGATCTTATGATGTTACATTACATTACTTCTTAAATAGAAGATCCAGTTGTCCGATGAATTTAGATATCATCCAAAGTGCGAGGAGCAAGAAATTATTAATTTGTGTTTTGCGGATGATCTATTCCTTTTCTCTCATGCAAACTTTCCTTTTGTTAGAGTTATTAGCTCAGACATAGAGGAGTTTAAAAACATCTTTGGTTTGGTTCCTAGCATCCCGAAAAGCAAGGCATATTTTGGCAATGTTCCACAAGGTGTTAAGCACCAAATTTTAGCATTATTGCCATTTGAGGAAGGCGATCTACCAGTAAAGTATCCCGGAGTCCCATTGATTACTTCTCGATTACATTATAGTGACTGCAAGATCCTTGTGGATAGTGTTCGAAGTCGAGTTGAGAAATAGAAGAACAAATTTTTGTCATTTGCCGGAAGATTACAACTTATTACTTCGGTATTGTCATCTATTCAAGTGTATTGGCAATCAGTTTTTATATTGCCTTGTACTATTATCAATGATATTGAGCCCTCATGAGGGGATACTTTGGTGTCAATGGGAGCTAAAAAAGGGTAAAGCAAAAGTTAAATGGAAGGATGTGTGTCTCCCGAAATCAGAAGGTGATCTTTGGATTAAGGGTTTACGTGAATGGAACTCGGCTCTAATTGCAACACATATTTGGCGTATTTTGTCTAATCACGAGTCCTTATGGGTCTGGTGGATTTTTTCGTATAGACTGAATGGACATAACTTCTAGACAGTCGATATCCCGGGTAATGCTAGTTGGAGTTGGCACAAAATTCTTATAGTTCGCGAAGAATTGAGAGGTCACTTTTACCACATCATTCGAAACGAGCAACGCACCTCGTCCTGGTTTGATATGTGGAGCTCATGTGGTCTTCTATCTAGTTTTCTCACACCACGAATTATTACACAAGCTGGTTACTCGCTCAATTATTCAGTAAGTGAAATTATACATAATAATGAGTGGTGTTGGTCCCATGATTGGTTATCCAGGTTCCCCCAACTTTTAACTATAGATCCTCCTAATTTATCAGTAGGCCATGATATTTTTAAATGGAGAGATAGTGTAGTTAACCTATGTGACTTTTCTGTTCATGGTGTATGGGAATTGTTGCGAATCCGAGCCCCTGAGGTGTATTGACATTCGATTGTTTGATACCCTCAGTGTATTCCCAAACATGCTTTTGTGTTGTGGCTTTTGATCGGAGAGAAATTAAAAACTCAAGATAAGCTTAAGTATTGGGAAATTATTTCGGATGGTTCGCTTCTTTGTCCTTTGTGCAATCAAATTTCGGACTCCCATGATCATCTATTCTTTAATTGCTCTTATTCGAATCACGTTTGGTCACGCTTTAAGCAGATGATGGAGTTTCCGATTTTTAGTTACTCTTGGAGGGAATTTACATTGTTGGTAAGTCCATTTGCTAAGCGTAATATTGCTCGTATTGTTATTGTGAAATTGGGTTTTGCGACAAGTGTCTACATGTTGTGGCAAGAAAGAAACAATAGGCTTTTCAAGGGGAAAAAGAGAACTTGTGATCAAGTTGGTGATGCTATTCTCTCGACGGTCCGGTTAAAGCTCATGTCTATGAAATGGAAGAAGACTCCTCAAACGCTACGTTTGAAGTCAGATTGGAAGATTTCTTAGGATGGTTTCTTTATATTTTGTTCGTGAGCATGTTGCTCGTGTTTGCTAATTAATTTGTATTAGCTAGGCTGTTTGTGAGGCTATAGAACTCATCTATAGGCGTTTGGACTCAATTGTAACCATTCTTTATTCTTTTTAATAAGATTCATCGGGTGAAATCCTttacctaaaaaaaaaaaacaatcatatatcatatatatttttataactcgATTTAATAACGACACACATTTATCACCCCTTTTTCTTTACATTATTAAAAAGTACCTAATCTATTTCTCAAATTATTCTTGAGAGGTATTGTAATTTTCTTAACTTTTAAGAATCACCAGATCTTTGTTTGTCTTTTCTTATTGGCCTCCATCTAGTTTGTGCCTAAATTTCCTTCGCAGGCTAAACAAATCCTCTTTTTGAAAGATTAACCATCCGAacctaaaatataaaatataacccTAATAATTTGTACAATACTAAAACAATCACATAGATGCAAATcgaaacaaatgtaaaagaaaactCACCAATTTCTTGATAAGATTTATTGGAGGGCTTTTATTAGAACTAAATTAAAGCAAAACTATAAGTGAGTATACTGAAAAGGTAGTCTTAAAATTTTAGTAAGAACACAAGTGACTAGAAGAAATTTCATTACTTTGTTAGACCTTAATTAACGCAGCGTTATCACTGGAAAAACACCACCATCACGCCTTGATGGCGTCGTAACGCGGCGTGATGGAACCCAAAATCGACCGGCGCGATGTGAGCTTCACGGGAAAGAGCTTGGCGTGTTTGAAAGGTACATCCAATAATAAAGAGATACATCACAATCaattgaaaagaagaagaagatcaAATATAATAAATGAATTTGGGATCTgcaaatttttgatgaagatgaaaaaaaaatgaaatttggGGATCTAGCGGTTCAAGGAGGAAGACGATGATATAATTGAAATATAGAAATTTTCGTATTATGTCCCTAGCCTTTATAGATGTTTACAAATAGctcttaaaatattaaaaatacattttaaactcaaaaatacataaacataaataatacaaactataaaaaattgttattatgatttaataaaataataataataataataactcaaaCAAAAGtgaaaaaaaacaaataaaaatgtgGGACCAATCTAACCCATCACACAACCATCACGCCTACCACTACAAACTTCATCACGCCATCACCTCATCACATTTGCCAACTCAACACTATACCCaacaaaccccccccccccccccccccccccccccgtcaCCCCCATCACCCTCATCACCATTATATATGGTCTTAGTGAGCAAGAAACAGGTGGGGTGGAAAGGGAAAAAGAAGTTGAGTGTAGGTGAGAAGAGGAGCCGACAAGACCAGAGCCGTCTGGCTATTTTCGGAGGCCCTATTCGAAATTTAAAAAGGACCCCTATAAATGTTAGTTTTTTCAATacgtataatatataatactatgaTAGCGTAAACAATAGAATTAAAAAATTTCAAAACAACCGTTACAAAGTGTTATTCTCAAATAGTTGTCAACTCGTTATAGTTACACTATTGTTTATATAAAACCGTAATCCTAACATTTTTTTAACGAAGTAATTGGACAACTCTTTATAGTCAATACTCCTATTATATTGTTTTTAATACCTATAAACGTCAATCTATTAATTCTTTCTTGTTAGATGATAGACCGCAAGTAGATATTCCGTTACTATGTACGAATAAGTGAATTATCGCATAACCCAATGGGTGGCTTGGTGGTAAGATGCTTGAAAAAGTTCTAAAAGGACCCAGGTTCAATCCCCACCTGCTACACTTTGGgggcttgcttttcaaaaaaaaaaaaaaatttgaattattACATAGGTTTTTC
This genomic interval carries:
- the LOC139901360 gene encoding uncharacterized protein, yielding MILSPHEGILWCQWELKKGKAKVKWKDVCLPKSEGDLWIKGLREWNSALIATHIWRILSNHESLWCIPKHAFVLWLLIGEKLKTQDKLKYWEIISDGSLLCPLCNQISDSHDHLFFNCSYSNHVWSRFKQMMEFPIFSYSWREFTLLVSPFAKRNIARIVIVKLGFATSVYMLWQERNNRLFKGKKRTCDQVGDAILSTVRLKLMSMKWKKTPQTLRLKSDWKIS